Proteins encoded by one window of Candidatus Zixiibacteriota bacterium:
- a CDS encoding bifunctional (p)ppGpp synthetase/guanosine-3',5'-bis(diphosphate) 3'-pyrophosphohydrolase has translation MNLAEFIIRIEAFNANVNIPLIRKAYEFSDKAHQGQKRLSGEPYVEHCLEVAFILAEQHMDSATIAAGLVHDVVEDTEVSLEELRQDFGDEIADLVDGVTKIGAVQYSSREEQQVEYFRKMLLSMAQDIRVILIKLADRLHNMRTLDHMAPDKQKLIAQETRDIYCSLAHRFGINKVKTELEDLSLKYLEPETYVDLARRVKESKEQREEYITSLVTPIKEALSKDGIKADVYGRAKHLDSINRKMVVRKVPFEEMFDLFAIRVIVNTERDCYHALGILHSIWKPVADRFHDYIANPKPNGYRSLHTTVFGPDNKMVEIQIRTHQMHHVAENGIAAHWLYKEGKHQMSKSDRQMVWLRDVLEWQKDMTNPSDFLEYLKIDLYSEDIFVFTPNRKLVHLPKGSTPLDFAFQIHTDVGIHCAGAKINSRLQPLSTELQSGDIVEIITNPNRTPSHDWLKLVRTSSARARIRRWLKQAGFEQSVALGKQVVERKLKEQRLKLPPDDVLQGYAEQLNRKSVEELFAAIGNGSMTARHLIELINPEPEEKTAGFVNKVIDRIRGAKGIRVHGMDDMMFRFAGCCQPVPGEDIVGFITRGRGVTIHRSDCPSATHLLNEFPERRIDVSWDTAKGQSFVVQLKLVVEDRRNMLRDITQAIADVDTNVRAAEMYTQDSTAIGRFVVEVSSLSHLNRILDKVRKVKGVVSVNREAGGDTGAE, from the coding sequence ATGAACCTGGCTGAATTCATAATCAGGATCGAGGCCTTCAACGCCAATGTCAATATTCCCCTGATTCGCAAGGCGTACGAGTTCTCGGATAAAGCCCACCAGGGGCAAAAGCGCCTCTCCGGTGAACCGTATGTCGAACACTGCCTCGAGGTCGCCTTCATCCTCGCCGAACAGCACATGGATTCCGCCACGATAGCCGCCGGACTGGTTCACGATGTGGTCGAGGACACCGAGGTCAGCCTGGAGGAACTGCGGCAGGATTTCGGCGATGAAATAGCCGACCTTGTCGACGGCGTCACGAAGATCGGCGCGGTGCAGTACTCCTCGCGCGAGGAACAGCAGGTCGAATATTTCCGCAAGATGCTTCTCTCCATGGCGCAGGATATCCGCGTTATCCTCATAAAACTCGCGGACCGGCTTCACAATATGCGTACTCTCGACCACATGGCCCCCGATAAACAGAAACTCATCGCACAGGAAACCCGCGATATCTACTGTTCGCTGGCGCATCGTTTCGGTATTAACAAAGTCAAAACCGAGCTCGAGGACCTCTCTCTCAAATATCTCGAGCCGGAAACCTATGTCGACCTGGCCCGCCGGGTCAAGGAAAGCAAGGAGCAGCGCGAGGAGTATATCACTTCCCTGGTCACGCCTATCAAAGAAGCGCTGAGCAAGGATGGTATCAAGGCCGATGTTTACGGACGCGCCAAACATCTCGATTCCATCAATCGCAAGATGGTCGTGCGAAAAGTGCCGTTCGAAGAGATGTTTGACCTGTTTGCCATCCGCGTTATTGTCAACACCGAACGCGACTGCTACCACGCTCTGGGTATCCTGCACTCCATCTGGAAACCGGTGGCGGATAGATTCCACGACTATATCGCCAATCCCAAACCCAACGGTTACCGCTCGCTGCACACCACCGTTTTCGGGCCGGACAACAAAATGGTCGAGATACAGATCCGGACCCACCAGATGCACCATGTCGCGGAGAACGGTATCGCCGCGCACTGGCTGTATAAAGAAGGCAAGCACCAGATGAGCAAGTCGGACCGTCAGATGGTCTGGTTGCGCGATGTTCTCGAGTGGCAGAAAGACATGACCAATCCATCGGATTTCCTCGAATACCTCAAGATCGATTTGTATTCGGAGGATATTTTCGTATTCACGCCCAATCGCAAACTGGTTCATCTGCCGAAAGGCTCCACGCCGCTCGATTTCGCTTTCCAGATTCATACCGATGTCGGTATCCACTGCGCCGGCGCCAAAATAAACAGCCGTCTGCAGCCGCTCTCGACAGAGCTTCAGTCGGGCGATATCGTTGAGATTATCACCAATCCCAACCGGACCCCATCGCACGACTGGCTCAAACTGGTCCGGACATCATCGGCCCGCGCCAGAATCCGTCGGTGGCTCAAACAGGCCGGTTTTGAACAGTCGGTCGCCCTCGGCAAACAGGTGGTGGAGAGAAAACTCAAAGAGCAGCGCCTCAAGTTGCCGCCCGATGATGTTCTGCAGGGGTATGCCGAGCAGCTCAATCGCAAGTCGGTCGAGGAACTCTTCGCTGCTATCGGCAACGGCTCCATGACCGCCCGTCACCTCATCGAACTTATTAATCCCGAGCCGGAAGAGAAAACCGCCGGGTTTGTCAACAAAGTGATCGACCGTATCCGCGGCGCCAAGGGCATACGGGTGCACGGCATGGATGACATGATGTTCCGGTTCGCGGGATGTTGCCAGCCGGTTCCGGGTGAGGATATTGTCGGTTTTATCACCCGCGGGCGCGGAGTTACTATTCATCGCAGCGACTGCCCGAGCGCCACGCATCTTTTGAACGAGTTTCCGGAGCGACGCATCGATGTCAGCTGGGACACCGCCAAGGGGCAATCTTTCGTGGTGCAGCTCAAGCTGGTGGTCGAGGACCGCCGCAATATGCTTCGCGATATCACTCAGGCTATTGCCGATGTCGACACCAACGTGAGGGCTGCCGAGATGTACACGCAGGATTCGACAGCGATCGGGCGATTCGTGGTGGAGGTGTCGAGTTTGTCGCATTTGAATCGCATTCTCGACAAGGTTCGCAAAGTCA